The genomic DNA CTGGTCGAGTGGCTGAAGAACACCCTGGTCGCCGAGGGCAAGGCCGCCCCGAAGGACCTCGAACTGTTCCACGTCACCGACGACGTGGACGACGTGCTGAAGATCCTCGAGGACAGCCGCCGCCCCGCCGGCACCGAGATCTGAGCCGCTACGCCAGCCCCCGGCGGGCCACCGCCGGGGGCCGGGTGCCGCGGATCGAGGCCACCATGTCCAGCACCTGCCGGGTCTCGGCCACCTGGTGCACCCGGTAGACCTGCGCGCCCAGCCAGGCCGAGACGGCGGTGGTCGCCAGCGTGCCGAGCAGCCGCTCGTCCACCGGCCGGTCCAGCGTCTCGCCGACGAAGTCCTTGTTGGAGAGCGAGACCAGCACCGGGAAGCCGGTCGCGGTCATCTCCGGCAGCCGCCGGGTCGCCTCCAGCGAGTGCCGGGTGTTCTTCCCGAAGTCGTGCCCCGGGTCGATGATCAGCGCGTCCCGCCGCACCCCGAGTTCCGCCGCCCGCTCCGCGAGGCCCACGGTCACGCCCAGGATGTCGGCCATCACGTCCTCGTACCCGATCCGGTGCGGGCGGGTCCGCGGCTCGGCGCCGCCCGCGTGCGTGCACACCAGCCCCGCGTCGTACCGGGCCGCGACCTCCGCCAGCTTCGGGTCCACCCCGCCCCAGGCGTCGTTCAGCAGGTCCGCGCCGACCTCGCAGACCGCCTCGCCGACCTCGTGCCGCCAGGTGTCCACGCTGATCACCACGTCGGGGTGGCGCTTGCGCAGCTCCGCCACGAACGGCACGGTCCGGCGCAGCTCCTCCTCGACCGTCACCTCGTCGCCGGGGCCGGCCTTCACCCCGCCGATGTCCAGGATCGCCGCACCCTCGGCGACCGCCCGCTCCGCCGCCGCGAACGCCGGCTCGTCGGCGAAGGTCGCGCCGTGGTCGAAGAAGGAGTCCGGAGTGCGGTTGACGATCGCCATGATCACCAGCTCGTCGGGGCCGAATTCGCACGGGCCAAGACGTAGTGCCACCGGTGTCTCCTCCACAGCTCGCCCGGGTGCAATGATGGGCCCCGGCCTACACAGGGACCATGATCCCACCGGCCGTGGCGTACCGGGGACTGACGGAGGACGACTCGTGTTCTGGGTGATCGTGGCCGCGATGGCCGTGGTGGTCGGCGGTGCGGCGCTGGTGGCGCTCGGCGGTGGCGGTTCGCTGCCGGAGGCCGAGCACGACCGGCTCGTCCCCCGCCTCCCGCAGGACCGTCCGCTCAGCCGCTTCGACGTGGACGAGCTGCGCCTGCCGATGGCGCTGCGCGGCTACCGCATGGAGGAGGTCGACGACGTCCTCGACCGGCTCGGCGCCGAGCTGGCCCTCCGCGACTCCCGGATCGCCGAGCTGGAGGCCGTCGCGGTGGTCCGCGGCTCGGTCGAGGCCGGCGCGGGCGCCGAGGCGGGCGCGGGCGAGCCGCTGCCGGGTCTGGAGTCCTTCGCCAAGGTCGTCGAGCCGGAGGAGGGGCCGGCCGCTCCCGAGCAGCGCAAGGAGCTGAAGTGACCGCCGCCGTCCTCGGCGCGGACGGCCTGCTGCGCTGCCCGTGGGGCGACTCGGCGGACGACTACCGGGTCTACCACGACACCGAGTGGGGCGTGCCGGTGCACGGGGACGGTCCGCTGTTCGAGCGGATCTCGCTGGAGGCCTTCCAGTCCGGGCTGTCCTGGATCACCATCCTGCGGCGCCGCGAGGGCTTCCGGGCGGCGTTCGCGGGCTTCGACATCGAGCGGGTCGCCGAGTACGGCCCCGCCGACGTGGAGCGCCTGCTCCAGGACGAGGGCATCATCCGCAACCGGGCCAAGGTCGAGGCCACCGTCGCCAACGCCCGGGCCGCGCTCGACCTCGGCGAGGGCGAGCTGGACGCGCTGGTCTGGCGGTACGCCACCGATCCCGCCCGGCCGGCCCCGCGGACCCTCGCGGACGTCCCCGCGGTCACCCCGGAGTCCACCGCGCTGGCCAAGGACCTCAAGAAGCACGGCTTCCGGTTCGTCGGCCCGACCACGGCGTACGCCCTGATGCAGGCCTGCGGCCTGGTCAACGACCACCTGGCGGACTGCGGGTACCGGGCGCCCCGCTGAGGCCCGCCCGACGGCGGGCCCGGGGCACCCGGCGGGGGCTCAGCGCCCGACGTAGGCGGGCTTCTCCTTGGCGACGAACGCCCGCA from Kitasatospora terrestris includes the following:
- the folP gene encoding dihydropteroate synthase gives rise to the protein MAIVNRTPDSFFDHGATFADEPAFAAAERAVAEGAAILDIGGVKAGPGDEVTVEEELRRTVPFVAELRKRHPDVVISVDTWRHEVGEAVCEVGADLLNDAWGGVDPKLAEVAARYDAGLVCTHAGGAEPRTRPHRIGYEDVMADILGVTVGLAERAAELGVRRDALIIDPGHDFGKNTRHSLEATRRLPEMTATGFPVLVSLSNKDFVGETLDRPVDERLLGTLATTAVSAWLGAQVYRVHQVAETRQVLDMVASIRGTRPPAVARRGLA
- a CDS encoding DivIVA domain-containing protein — translated: MFWVIVAAMAVVVGGAALVALGGGGSLPEAEHDRLVPRLPQDRPLSRFDVDELRLPMALRGYRMEEVDDVLDRLGAELALRDSRIAELEAVAVVRGSVEAGAGAEAGAGEPLPGLESFAKVVEPEEGPAAPEQRKELK
- a CDS encoding DNA-3-methyladenine glycosylase I, with translation MTAAVLGADGLLRCPWGDSADDYRVYHDTEWGVPVHGDGPLFERISLEAFQSGLSWITILRRREGFRAAFAGFDIERVAEYGPADVERLLQDEGIIRNRAKVEATVANARAALDLGEGELDALVWRYATDPARPAPRTLADVPAVTPESTALAKDLKKHGFRFVGPTTAYALMQACGLVNDHLADCGYRAPR